The segment AGGTATTGCTGCAAGGTTTCCTACGGCCGTCGGTCATACCTTTAGTCTTGTAAAAACAGGTGAGATGAATTTCCTGTTTATTATTTTATTGGTTGCCATGATGATCGCCGTTATTGCCTTTATCATCTTTGTAGAGTTAGGGCAAAGGAGGATCCCGATACAATATCCAAAGAGGATGGTGGGAAGAAAGATGTATGGTGGACAGAGCACACATATTCCCTTGAAGGTGAACTCAGCCGGGGTTATACCGCCCATATTTGCCTCTTCCTTGATTATTTTTCCGGCTACTGCTATCAATTTTATAAATCTGCCTTGGCTTAAAGGCATTGCAAACAGCCTGAATCCTACCAGCATTTTTTATAATGTCCTTTACGCTGGGTTAATAATATTTTTTACATACTTCTATACTGCAATACAGTTTAATCCAAATGATGTTGCAGATAATTTGAAAAAATACGGCGGATTTGTCCCTGGTATAAGGCCTGGACATAATACAGCAGAGTATATAGACAGGATACTTACAAGGCTGACGCTCTGGGGCGCAATTTATCTGGCTCTTGTATGTGTGCTGCCGTCATTTTTGATAGGTTGGTGGCATGTCCCATTTTATTTCGGAGGAACATCTCTTTTAATAGTTGTGGGTGTTGCGCTGGATACTGCCCAGCAGATAGAATCCCACATGCTGTCCAGGTCATACGAGGGGCTTCTTAAATCAGGCAGGCTTAAGGGGAGGAGAGGGTAGGTGTTAAACCTTATCCTGCTTGGGCCTCCGGGTGCAGGAAAGGGGAGCCAGGCTAAAAGCCTTGCAGCCCGCTATGGTATTCCCCATATATCTACAGGCGACATATTAAGGGCTGCTGTAAGGGATAGGACCGAACTTGGTGTAAAGGCCAAGACATATATGGATAAAGGGGCGCTGGCGCCGGATGACCTTGTAGTGGAGATAGTCGCAGAGAGGGTTAAAATGGATGATTGTAAGGCCGGTTTTATACTTGATGGTTTTCCAAGAAATATTCCGCAGGCTGAGGCTGTTGAAATGATGCTGGGGGCTCTGGGGAAAAAAACAGACAAGGTGATAAATATTCAAGTTTCGCACAGGGAGATTATAAAAAGGCTTAGCGGCAGGTGGGTGTGCAGAAATTGCGGAGAAGGGTATCATATTATTTTTAATCCGCCGATGGAAAATAAAAAATGCGATAAGTGCAAAGGCGAGATATATCAGAGGGATGATGACAAAGAAGATACGATTCTTGCCAGGCTTAAGGTTTATGATGAGCAGACAGCGCCGCTTATAGATTTTTATAAGAAAAAAGGCTCCCTTGTGACAGTAGACGGCATAGGGGGATTTCAAGAGATAACAGAAAAGATAGTGAATGTTGTTAAAGGAAAATGAGATAATAGTTCTCAAATCGCCAGATGAAATAGAAAAAATGAGGAAAAGCAACCTTATAGTTGCTGAAATCCTTGCTGCTGTGAGGGTGGCTGTAAGGCCGGGTGTTACAACCATAGAACTTGAAAGGTTGTGTGAGGAAGAGCTGAAGAAAAGAAAGGTCAGACCGGCCTTTAAAGGATACATGGGGTATCCATATTGTCTGTGCACTTCAGTGAATGAAGAGGTTGTTCATGGAATGCCTTCAAAGAGGGTTTTAAAAGAAGGCGATATCCTGAGTGTGGATGTTGGAATTGAGTGCGGTGGTTATTATGGCGATGCTGCCGTAACAATACCTGTAGGCAGAATATCGGATGAGGCTGATAGATTGGTAAGGGTTGCTGAGGCCTCGCTGAAGCTGGCCATAGAAAAGGTCATGATTGGCAACAGGCTTTTTGATATATCTTATGCTGTTCAGAGCTATGTGGAAGGAAACGGTTTTTCTGTGGTAAGGGCATTCGTAGGGCATGGAATAGGCAGGGACCTGCATGAACCCCCGCAGGTTCCTAATTTTGGAACGCCAGGCAAAGGGGTAAGATTAAAAGCTGGCATGGTTCTTGCGATAGAGCCTATGATAAATGCAGGCGGAAGCGATGTGGTTATTATGGAAGACGGCTGGACTGCTGTTACAAAGGATGGCAGCCTTTCGGCGCATTTTGAACATACAGTAGCGATAACGGAAAAAGGTCCGTATATCTTGAGCAAACTTTAAACTTTAAGGAAGGTATGGTTAAGGAAGAGGCAATACAAGTAGAAGGTACTGTAATTGAAACTCTGCCAAATGCTATGTTCAGGGTAGAGCTTGAAAATAAACACGTGGTGCTGGCGCATGTTTCAGGCAAGATGAGGATGCATTTTATAAAGATACTGCCCGGCGATAAGGTTACTGTAGAGCTTTCACCGTATGACCTGACCAGAGGCAGGATAATATACAGGGTAAAGTGAAAACGGTAGGCAGTAAGCAAAAAAACAGAAAGCCATAGAGGAAGATAAATATGAAGGTAAGAAGTTCTGTTAAAAAGATCTGCGATAAGTGCAAGGTGGTAAAGCGCAAAGGTGTTGTGAGGGTTGTGTGTGATAACCCAAAACATAAGCAGAGGCAGGGATAGCTCATGGTTCATAGCTCATAGTCAGACTATAAGCTAATAAAGGAGGTAAAATTGGCAAGGATAGGCGGTGTAGATTTACCAAAAAATAAAAGGGTAGAGATAGCGCTTACATATCTGTATGGGATAGGCGGGGCAGCCTCAAAAAAGATTCTTGATGAGTCAGGGATAGACCCCAATACGAGGACACAGAATCTTACTGAGGGTCAGATTGCCCATGTAAGAAAGATACTGGATAGAGACTATAAGGTGGAAGGCGACCTCAGAAAAGAGGTTGCCATGAATATAAAGAGGCTTATGGACATTGGTTCATACAGAGGGATTAGGCATAGGAGAAGACTTCCTGTCAGGGGGCAGAGGACCCATACAAATGCAAGGACGCGGAAAGGACCGCGAAAGGCAAGCATCTCGATAAAGAAGGCGGAATAGAGATACGGAGGTCATAATGGCAAAGGTGAAGAAAGAAAAAAGGGTAGCAGCAAAAGGTATTGCAAATATACAGTCCACATTTAACAATACTCTAATTACAATAACGGATAATAACGGTAATGTACTTGCATGGAGCAGCGCCGGAAGCAACGGTTTTAAGGGGTCAAGAAAGGGGACACCCTTTGCGGCCCAGGTTGCGGCAGAGGTTGCTGCAAAAAAGGCTATGGAATATGGGGTTAAAAGCGTTGATGTGTATATAAAAGGGCCGGGGGCAGGCAGAGAGTCGGCGCTCAGATCCATTCAGGCTGCAGGGCTTAATGTAAGTCTTCTTAAGGATGTAACACCAATCCCGCATAATGGGTGCAGGCCGCCGAAAAGAAGAAGGGTTTAATGAAATTTCAAATTTCAAATTTCAAATTTCAAATTTCAAATTTTACCTGTTGGAGGAAACTTTGGGAAGATATATTGAATCTGTATGTAAGCTATGCAGGAGAGAGGGGATGAAACTCTTTTTCAAGGGGGACAGGTGTTATACTGACAAATGTGCCTTTGAGAGGAGGAGTTATGCGCCGGGGCAGCATGGACAAAGGAGGGGAAAGGCCACTGCATATGCCTTGCAGCTTAGAGAAAAACAACGAGTCAAAAGGATGTATGGGCTGATGGAAAGGCAATTCCACGGTTACTTTAAAAAGGCAGAGAGGCTATCCGGCATCACAGGCGAGAACCTCCTCCTTCTTCTGGAGAAAAGGCTTGATAATGTGGTTTATCGCCTTGGATTTGCTGATTCAAGGGGCGATGCCAGGCAGTTGATTATGCACAGACACTTGCGGGTAGATGGTAAAAGTGTAGATATCCCGTCTTATATTATTAAGCCGGGCCAGGTAGTGGAGATTAAGGAGAAAAGCAGAAACAGGGCAAGGGTGAATGAGGCATTAGAGACTGTAGAAAGGCGGGGTGTTCCGCAGTGGCTGGAGCTTGACAAGGCAAGCTACAAAGGGGTTGTTAAAGCGCCTCCGAAGCGGGAAGATATAACTATGCCTATTCAGGAACAATTTATAGTAGAGTTGTATTCCAGATAATTCAACTCAAATGTCAAAACTCAAATGTCAAAACTACAACTCAAAACCTTAAAAACTGTTTTTAGTTTTGAATTTTGAACTTTGAGTTTTGAATTTTTTATTTTAAGGGGGATATATGCAAAAAAATTGGCAGGATCTGATCAAACCTAAAAGATTAGAGGTTGATAGGGATACCTTGACCAACACTTACGGCAAGTTTATAGCCGAGCCTCTGGAGAGGGGATTTGGCATCACTATAGGCAATTCAATTAGAAGGGTGCTGCTTTCTTCATTGCAGGGTGCTGCCGTTGTCTCTGCAAAGTTTACAGGCGCCCTTCATGAGTTTTCCTCTATCCCCGGGGTGAAAGAGGATGTATCGGATATTATATTAAATCTAAAGCAGGTAAGGCTGAGGCTCCATGGTCATGGCCCCAAGACTGTCAGAATAAAGGCAAAAGGCGAGGGGGATGTAAAGGCCGGAGATATAATCTGTGATTCAACAGTTGAGATATTGAATCCGGATCTGTATATTGCTGCGCTTGCAAAGGATGCCAAATTAGAGGCAGAACTGCTTGTTAAGACAGGTAATGGTTATGTTCCTGCTGCAAGAAATAAGGAAGAAAATCAACCTATAGGCGCTATCCCCATTGACGCTATCTTTAGCCCTGTGATACGGG is part of the Deltaproteobacteria bacterium genome and harbors:
- the map gene encoding type I methionyl aminopeptidase, producing MLLKENEIIVLKSPDEIEKMRKSNLIVAEILAAVRVAVRPGVTTIELERLCEEELKKRKVRPAFKGYMGYPYCLCTSVNEEVVHGMPSKRVLKEGDILSVDVGIECGGYYGDAAVTIPVGRISDEADRLVRVAEASLKLAIEKVMIGNRLFDISYAVQSYVEGNGFSVVRAFVGHGIGRDLHEPPQVPNFGTPGKGVRLKAGMVLAIEPMINAGGSDVVIMEDGWTAVTKDGSLSAHFEHTVAITEKGPYILSKL
- a CDS encoding DNA-directed RNA polymerase subunit alpha codes for the protein MQKNWQDLIKPKRLEVDRDTLTNTYGKFIAEPLERGFGITIGNSIRRVLLSSLQGAAVVSAKFTGALHEFSSIPGVKEDVSDIILNLKQVRLRLHGHGPKTVRIKAKGEGDVKAGDIICDSTVEILNPDLYIAALAKDAKLEAELLVKTGNGYVPAARNKEENQPIGAIPIDAIFSPVIRVNYNVSYARVGQMTDYDKLTMEVWTTGAVGPQDAVGFAAKILKDQMSVFAPFGEAEEEIKEEETVRKSASLNENLFRLVDELELSVRSANCLKNADIKYIGELVQKTESEMLKTKNFGRKSLNEIKEMIVGMRLNFGMKLDNFPPREELDKMSLYNKETV
- the rpmJ gene encoding 50S ribosomal protein L36, whose amino-acid sequence is MKVRSSVKKICDKCKVVKRKGVVRVVCDNPKHKQRQG
- the rpsD gene encoding 30S ribosomal protein S4, which gives rise to MGRYIESVCKLCRREGMKLFFKGDRCYTDKCAFERRSYAPGQHGQRRGKATAYALQLREKQRVKRMYGLMERQFHGYFKKAERLSGITGENLLLLLEKRLDNVVYRLGFADSRGDARQLIMHRHLRVDGKSVDIPSYIIKPGQVVEIKEKSRNRARVNEALETVERRGVPQWLELDKASYKGVVKAPPKREDITMPIQEQFIVELYSR
- the rpsM gene encoding 30S ribosomal protein S13, which encodes MARIGGVDLPKNKRVEIALTYLYGIGGAASKKILDESGIDPNTRTQNLTEGQIAHVRKILDRDYKVEGDLRKEVAMNIKRLMDIGSYRGIRHRRRLPVRGQRTHTNARTRKGPRKASISIKKAE
- a CDS encoding adenylate kinase; the encoded protein is MLNLILLGPPGAGKGSQAKSLAARYGIPHISTGDILRAAVRDRTELGVKAKTYMDKGALAPDDLVVEIVAERVKMDDCKAGFILDGFPRNIPQAEAVEMMLGALGKKTDKVINIQVSHREIIKRLSGRWVCRNCGEGYHIIFNPPMENKKCDKCKGEIYQRDDDKEDTILARLKVYDEQTAPLIDFYKKKGSLVTVDGIGGFQEITEKIVNVVKGK
- the rpsK gene encoding 30S ribosomal protein S11, with translation MAKVKKEKRVAAKGIANIQSTFNNTLITITDNNGNVLAWSSAGSNGFKGSRKGTPFAAQVAAEVAAKKAMEYGVKSVDVYIKGPGAGRESALRSIQAAGLNVSLLKDVTPIPHNGCRPPKRRRV
- the infA gene encoding translation initiation factor IF-1, which translates into the protein MVKEEAIQVEGTVIETLPNAMFRVELENKHVVLAHVSGKMRMHFIKILPGDKVTVELSPYDLTRGRIIYRVK
- the secY gene encoding preprotein translocase subunit SecY: MAGGIQNIGNVPELNRRILFTILLLVVYRIGVFIPTPGIDAQALAGFFSQAKGTLLDFVVMFTGGALERFSVFALGIMPYISASIIIQLLTVVVPHLEKLSKEGESGRKQIVQYTRYGTIVLSVVQGLGISIGLESMKGPAGEMVVHASGWEFRIMTVITLTAGTAFIMWLGEQITERGIGNGISLIIFAGIAARFPTAVGHTFSLVKTGEMNFLFIILLVAMMIAVIAFIIFVELGQRRIPIQYPKRMVGRKMYGGQSTHIPLKVNSAGVIPPIFASSLIIFPATAINFINLPWLKGIANSLNPTSIFYNVLYAGLIIFFTYFYTAIQFNPNDVADNLKKYGGFVPGIRPGHNTAEYIDRILTRLTLWGAIYLALVCVLPSFLIGWWHVPFYFGGTSLLIVVGVALDTAQQIESHMLSRSYEGLLKSGRLKGRRG